In one Acidimicrobiales bacterium genomic region, the following are encoded:
- a CDS encoding thiolase family protein gives MASDDIWILGIRMTKFGKHPDLDTVDLAAEAALGALADGGVTMADIGVVAAGNLMGGAGGIGQQLQKQIGQTGVPVYNVQNACATGATALRTAIMAIKAGECDMGLAVGVEKLAGAGLLGGGGRPKGDKEVYEPRGRYGAVATTDGRIGTDTMPGVFAQVGMEYGHRYGGTSFELFAKISEKNHSHSTLNPLAAYTKAMSLEQIMGDMMIAYPNTRPMCSANCDGAAAAVVVSGAKLKTLSLEQQRRAVKVSASVLTTDPWQEACQVLPDVNTLTRNAATQAYEQAGVGPEDLDLVELHDCFATAELVHYDNLMLCEEGGAVDFFESGAPWRDGAKPVNVSGGLQSKGHPISATGIANIWEVCHHLRGEAGDRQIDGATVGLAHVIGLGSACGVHILEKSAA, from the coding sequence ATGGCATCTGACGACATCTGGATCCTGGGGATCCGCATGACCAAGTTCGGCAAGCACCCGGACCTCGACACCGTCGACCTGGCGGCCGAGGCGGCGCTGGGGGCCCTCGCCGACGGCGGGGTCACCATGGCCGACATCGGCGTGGTGGCGGCCGGCAACCTCATGGGCGGGGCCGGTGGCATCGGCCAGCAGCTGCAGAAGCAGATCGGCCAGACGGGCGTGCCCGTCTACAACGTCCAGAACGCCTGCGCCACCGGTGCCACGGCGCTGCGCACGGCGATCATGGCCATCAAGGCCGGCGAGTGCGACATGGGCCTCGCCGTGGGCGTCGAGAAGCTGGCCGGCGCCGGCCTCCTCGGTGGCGGCGGTCGCCCGAAGGGCGACAAGGAGGTCTACGAGCCGCGGGGTCGCTACGGCGCCGTCGCCACCACCGACGGGCGCATCGGCACCGACACCATGCCCGGCGTCTTCGCCCAGGTGGGCATGGAGTACGGCCACCGCTACGGCGGCACCAGCTTCGAGCTCTTCGCCAAGATCAGCGAGAAGAACCACAGCCACTCCACGCTCAACCCGCTGGCCGCCTACACCAAGGCCATGAGCCTCGAGCAGATCATGGGCGACATGATGATCGCCTACCCGAACACCCGCCCGATGTGCTCGGCCAACTGCGACGGCGCCGCCGCCGCGGTCGTGGTCTCGGGTGCCAAGCTCAAGACGCTCAGCCTCGAGCAGCAGCGGCGGGCGGTGAAGGTCTCGGCGTCGGTGCTCACCACCGACCCGTGGCAGGAGGCGTGCCAGGTGCTACCCGATGTCAACACCCTGACTCGCAACGCCGCCACCCAGGCCTACGAGCAGGCCGGGGTCGGCCCCGAGGACCTCGACCTGGTGGAGCTGCACGACTGCTTCGCCACCGCCGAGCTGGTCCACTATGACAACCTCATGCTCTGCGAGGAGGGTGGCGCCGTCGACTTCTTCGAGTCGGGTGCCCCCTGGCGCGACGGCGCCAAGCCGGTGAACGTCTCCGGCGGCCTCCAGTCGAAGGGCCACCCCATCTCGGCCACCGGCATCGCCAACATCTGGGAGGTCTGCCACCACCTCCGCGGTGAGGCCGGCGACCGTCAGATCGACGGCGCCACCGTGGGCCTGGCCCACGTCATCGGCCTCGGCTCGGCCTGCGGCGTCCACATCCTGGAGAAGTCGGCGGCCTAA
- a CDS encoding OB-fold domain-containing protein yields the protein MAAQVPLVEYLVLGDDPHLEANECTSCQARFFDRRNACASCSGTEFKRVDIPTEGELRSFSIVAFAAPGVPVPFVAGIVDCDGTSVRGNVINTEPDPEHVSLGMKVRLATYVVGTDDDGTEAIGFGFEPA from the coding sequence GTGGCCGCTCAGGTCCCGCTGGTGGAGTACCTCGTGCTGGGCGACGACCCACACCTCGAGGCCAACGAGTGCACGTCGTGCCAGGCGCGGTTCTTCGACCGCCGCAACGCCTGTGCCTCGTGCAGCGGCACCGAGTTCAAGCGGGTGGACATCCCGACGGAAGGAGAGCTGCGGTCGTTCTCGATCGTGGCCTTCGCGGCACCGGGGGTGCCCGTGCCCTTCGTGGCGGGCATCGTCGACTGTGACGGCACCAGCGTGCGCGGCAACGTGATCAACACCGAGCCCGACCCCGAGCACGTGTCGCTCGGGATGAAGGTCCGCCTGGCCACCTACGTGGTCGGCACCGACGACGACGGCACCGAGGCCATCGGCTTCGGGTTCGAGCCGGCCTAG
- the era gene encoding GTPase Era: MRSGFVTLVGRPNVGKSTLLNRILGRKVSIVSDKPQTTRTQVRGVLNRPDAQVVFVDTPGIHKPRSAMGSRLNDTATGSISGVDIVCLVVDATAPIGRGDRFVAARVPADAVIVVNKVDAARPEEVLAQLATAGELDRSAYFPVSAKTGAGVDELVEHLVARLPEGPKYYPDDMVTDVPEAFWIAELVREQLLAVTREEVPHSIATRVTEWEWPRVRCEILVERDSQKGIVIGKKGAVLKAVGTAVRRQVDPDMYLELAVKVDKDWQRRPKALERLGY; encoded by the coding sequence ATGCGCTCGGGCTTCGTGACCCTCGTGGGCCGCCCCAACGTGGGCAAGTCGACGCTGCTCAATCGGATCCTCGGGCGCAAGGTGAGCATCGTCTCCGACAAGCCCCAGACCACCCGGACCCAGGTCCGCGGTGTGCTCAACCGACCCGACGCCCAGGTGGTCTTCGTCGACACGCCCGGCATCCACAAGCCGCGCAGCGCCATGGGGAGCCGGCTCAACGACACCGCGACGGGCTCCATCAGCGGGGTCGACATCGTGTGCCTCGTGGTCGACGCCACGGCGCCCATCGGCCGGGGCGACCGCTTCGTGGCGGCCCGGGTGCCTGCCGACGCCGTGATCGTGGTCAACAAGGTCGATGCCGCCCGACCGGAGGAGGTGCTGGCGCAGCTGGCCACCGCTGGCGAGCTCGACCGCTCGGCCTACTTCCCCGTCTCGGCCAAGACCGGGGCAGGGGTCGACGAGCTCGTCGAGCACCTTGTCGCCCGGCTGCCCGAGGGCCCGAAGTACTACCCCGACGACATGGTCACCGACGTTCCCGAGGCGTTCTGGATCGCCGAGCTCGTGCGTGAGCAGCTGCTCGCCGTGACCCGCGAGGAGGTGCCCCACTCCATCGCGACGAGGGTCACGGAGTGGGAGTGGCCCCGGGTGCGATGCGAGATCCTCGTCGAGCGCGACTCTCAGAAGGGCATCGTGATCGGTAAGAAGGGGGCGGTGCTCAAGGCGGTGGGGACGGCGGTGCGTCGCCAGGTCGACCCCGACATGTACCTGGAGCTGGCGGTGAAGGTCGACAAGGACTGGCAACGCCGCCCCAAGGCGCTGGAGCGCCTCGGCTACTGA
- a CDS encoding hemolysin family protein has protein sequence MTSLEVLAVVTMVVLVGSAAFLAMAETSLTHLPRAKALALEEEGRRGAASLLRLLDDRQRMLNPVLLLVLVCHLTAATIGGLLAVSYFGPLGIALATVVEVIVIFVLAEAAPKTYALQHTERAALLVAPVVSVLAGFLPVRVATSGLIGMANVVLPGKGRRAGPVVSEEELLALADQAVEADVLEVEERALIRSIIDFGDTVAREVMVPRPDMVSVPAGTTVAQAMETVIANGYSRIPAYDDDGGVDDIAGIIYAKDLMRAAREGQSSATVATLLRRAAFVPETKRVAELMREMQAEKFHIAIVIDEYGGTAGLVTLEDLIEELVGEIVDEFDVEDALVEPLSDGDVRVNARMPLDELNDLLNLDLPEGDWDTLGGLVFNLLGHVPVEGEAVQVDGHRLRAERVQGRRIGRVRITRAPEVPPGEGHRSDADTRSR, from the coding sequence ATGACGAGCCTCGAGGTCCTCGCCGTCGTCACCATGGTGGTGCTGGTGGGCTCGGCCGCCTTCTTGGCGATGGCCGAGACCAGCCTCACCCACCTGCCGCGCGCCAAGGCCCTCGCGCTCGAGGAAGAGGGACGCCGCGGCGCGGCGTCGTTGCTGCGCCTCCTCGACGACCGCCAGCGGATGCTCAACCCGGTGCTGCTCCTGGTGCTGGTCTGCCACCTCACTGCTGCCACCATCGGCGGCCTGCTGGCGGTCTCGTACTTCGGCCCGCTCGGCATCGCCCTGGCCACCGTCGTCGAGGTCATCGTGATCTTCGTGCTCGCCGAGGCGGCGCCCAAGACCTACGCCCTCCAGCACACCGAGCGCGCCGCCCTCCTCGTGGCGCCGGTGGTGAGCGTGCTGGCCGGCTTCCTGCCGGTGCGCGTCGCCACGAGCGGCCTGATCGGCATGGCCAACGTGGTCCTCCCCGGAAAGGGACGGCGCGCCGGTCCGGTGGTCTCGGAGGAGGAGCTGTTGGCCTTGGCCGACCAGGCGGTGGAGGCCGACGTGTTGGAGGTGGAGGAGCGGGCGCTCATCCGCTCGATCATCGACTTCGGCGATACCGTCGCTCGGGAGGTGATGGTGCCCCGTCCGGACATGGTGTCGGTGCCCGCCGGGACGACGGTGGCGCAGGCCATGGAGACGGTGATCGCCAACGGCTACAGCCGCATCCCCGCCTACGACGATGACGGTGGCGTCGACGACATCGCCGGGATCATCTATGCCAAGGACCTCATGCGCGCCGCCCGCGAGGGTCAATCCTCGGCGACGGTGGCCACGTTGCTGCGCCGCGCCGCCTTCGTGCCCGAGACCAAGCGGGTCGCCGAGCTCATGCGGGAGATGCAGGCCGAGAAGTTCCACATCGCCATCGTCATCGACGAGTACGGCGGGACCGCCGGCCTGGTCACGCTGGAGGACCTCATCGAGGAGCTGGTGGGGGAGATCGTCGACGAGTTTGACGTGGAGGACGCCCTCGTCGAGCCGCTGTCCGACGGCGACGTGCGCGTCAACGCTCGCATGCCGCTCGACGAGCTGAACGACCTGCTCAACCTGGACCTGCCGGAGGGTGACTGGGACACGCTCGGCGGCCTGGTGTTCAACCTCCTCGGCCACGTGCCGGTGGAGGGCGAGGCCGTCCAGGTCGACGGCCATCGCCTGCGCGCCGAACGGGTGCAAGGGCGCCGGATCGGGCGGGTCCGCATCACCCGAGCGCCGGAGGTCCCCCCCGGCGAGGGCCACCGGAGCGACGCCGACACAAGATCCCGCTGA
- the ybeY gene encoding rRNA maturation RNase YbeY, giving the protein MGAPVSGPDGPRRRRRPGPPEGEVTVFVADEQAAAEVDVTALARLTEKVLDAEGVRGACELSLYFVEEDVIADANERFLGGRGPTDVLAFPIDDETLDVGRSPDAGSSGPDRPLVDLGEVPVLLGDLLVCPAVAARNASEHGRPLPDELALLVVHGILHVLGMDHTEAKGAAAMGGRQRDLLARFHPSTGEPPPDPEPAR; this is encoded by the coding sequence GTGGGTGCCCCGGTGAGCGGCCCCGACGGCCCACGACGCCGGCGGCGCCCAGGCCCGCCCGAGGGGGAGGTCACGGTGTTCGTCGCCGACGAGCAGGCGGCCGCGGAGGTCGACGTGACTGCTCTCGCGCGCCTCACCGAGAAGGTGTTGGACGCAGAGGGGGTCCGCGGAGCCTGCGAGCTGTCGCTCTACTTCGTCGAGGAGGACGTCATCGCCGATGCCAACGAGCGGTTCCTCGGCGGGCGCGGGCCCACCGACGTGCTCGCCTTCCCGATCGACGACGAGACGCTCGATGTGGGCCGCTCGCCCGACGCCGGGTCGAGCGGTCCCGACCGACCCCTGGTCGACCTCGGTGAGGTGCCGGTCCTCCTCGGCGACCTTCTCGTGTGCCCTGCCGTGGCCGCCCGGAACGCCTCCGAGCACGGGCGCCCGCTGCCCGACGAGCTGGCGCTGCTCGTCGTCCACGGGATCCTCCACGTCCTCGGCATGGACCACACCGAGGCCAAGGGGGCGGCGGCCATGGGCGGACGCCAGCGTGACCTGCTCGCGCGCTTCCACCCAAGCACCGGCGAGCCCCCACCCGACCCGGAACCCGCCCGATGA
- a CDS encoding PhoH family protein: MPATDVKILVPGNHLMVGLLGQRDELLRLIEEAFGGVEIHVRGNEISIVGAESERVGRLFEEMVLLLEQGQVLDVMNVGRTIEMVKADERPSEVLTDQVLRGAKGRSVHPKTSGQKRYVDAIRDNVVTFGIGPAGTGKSWLAVAMAVQALQAKQVNRIILTRPAVEAGERLGFLPGDLMAKVDPYLRPLFDALFDMVEPEGAQRLLDRGTVEVAPLAFMRGRTLNDSFIILDEAQNTTPEQMKMFLTRIGFGSRAVITGDVTQVDVPSARSGLLGLESILSGIDGLAFVRLTQHDVVRHRIVQDIVTAYERNAPEESPT, translated from the coding sequence GTGCCTGCCACCGACGTCAAGATCCTCGTCCCCGGGAACCACCTCATGGTGGGCCTCCTCGGCCAGCGCGACGAGCTGCTGCGCCTCATCGAGGAGGCGTTCGGCGGCGTGGAGATCCACGTCCGGGGCAACGAGATCAGCATCGTGGGCGCCGAGTCGGAGCGCGTGGGCCGGCTCTTCGAGGAGATGGTGCTGCTCTTGGAGCAGGGCCAGGTCCTCGACGTGATGAACGTGGGGCGCACCATCGAGATGGTCAAGGCCGACGAGCGGCCTTCGGAGGTGCTCACCGACCAGGTGCTGCGGGGCGCCAAGGGCCGCAGCGTCCACCCCAAGACCAGCGGGCAGAAGCGCTACGTCGATGCCATCCGCGACAACGTCGTGACGTTCGGCATCGGCCCGGCGGGCACGGGCAAGAGCTGGCTGGCGGTGGCGATGGCGGTCCAGGCCCTCCAGGCCAAGCAGGTCAACCGCATCATCCTGACCCGCCCGGCGGTGGAGGCCGGCGAGCGGCTCGGGTTCCTTCCGGGCGACCTCATGGCCAAGGTCGACCCCTACCTCCGGCCGCTCTTCGACGCCCTCTTCGACATGGTCGAGCCCGAGGGAGCCCAACGCCTGCTCGACCGGGGGACGGTGGAGGTGGCGCCCCTGGCCTTCATGCGGGGGCGCACCCTCAACGACAGCTTCATCATCCTCGACGAGGCCCAGAACACGACGCCCGAGCAGATGAAGATGTTCCTCACTCGCATCGGCTTCGGGTCACGGGCGGTCATCACCGGCGACGTCACCCAGGTCGACGTCCCCTCGGCCCGGTCGGGCCTCCTCGGCCTCGAGTCGATCCTCAGCGGGATCGACGGGCTGGCCTTCGTGCGCCTCACCCAGCACGATGTGGTCCGTCACCGCATCGTCCAGGACATCGTCACCGCATACGAGCGCAACGCCCCCGAGGAGTCGCCCACGTGA
- a CDS encoding histidine triad nucleotide-binding protein, protein MSEPQGSDAPDRSDCLFCRIVDEALPADIVRTSERTVAFRDLNPTAPTHVLVVPRQHVAHAGEVGAEHAELVAELLTTARQVAEDDGIDASGYRLVLNVGDDSGNTVPHLHLHVIGGRRLGWPPG, encoded by the coding sequence ATGAGCGAGCCCCAGGGAAGCGACGCCCCCGACCGGAGCGACTGCCTGTTCTGCCGCATCGTCGACGAGGCGCTGCCGGCCGACATCGTGCGCACGTCCGAGCGCACCGTGGCCTTCCGCGACCTCAACCCCACCGCGCCGACCCACGTGCTCGTGGTGCCGCGCCAGCACGTGGCCCACGCCGGCGAGGTGGGAGCCGAGCACGCCGAGCTCGTCGCCGAGCTGCTCACCACCGCCCGCCAGGTCGCCGAGGACGACGGCATCGATGCCTCCGGCTACCGGCTGGTGCTCAACGTGGGCGACGACTCCGGCAACACCGTGCCCCACCTCCACCTCCACGTCATCGGCGGCCGTCGGCTGGGCTGGCCTCCCGGGTAG
- a CDS encoding type II secretion system F family protein has product MAGGLVTWVGVTLVLSELRWFARVPLTERLRPYAPGGMGQPGRAGVLSVESFRDAVGPVSRAVGERLARLVGVSEDLEVRLTRIHAPLDITSFRIRQVGYSVAGFGVAALVTLAVQPPVAIGLLVVLVGPALAFLLQEQQVASASQRWQRRLFLELPVVAEQLALLLSAGYSLTAALNRLAVRSSGACGADLARVCLRIRQGLSEAEALREWAAVADVEALDRLVPILALNRETSDLGRLISEEARAIRRDVQRELVEMTERRNEQVWIPVTVATLVPGVIFLAIPFIEALRLFGR; this is encoded by the coding sequence ATGGCAGGGGGACTCGTGACCTGGGTTGGGGTGACCCTCGTGCTCTCCGAGCTCCGGTGGTTCGCCCGTGTGCCGCTCACCGAGCGGCTTCGACCCTACGCACCCGGTGGCATGGGCCAGCCGGGCCGCGCCGGGGTGCTGTCGGTGGAGTCGTTCCGGGACGCCGTCGGTCCGGTCTCGCGGGCAGTCGGGGAGCGCCTCGCCCGACTGGTGGGCGTGAGCGAGGACCTCGAGGTGCGCCTCACCCGGATCCACGCCCCGCTCGACATCACCTCGTTCCGGATCCGTCAGGTCGGCTACAGCGTGGCAGGCTTCGGCGTCGCTGCCCTCGTGACCCTGGCCGTCCAGCCCCCTGTGGCCATCGGTCTCCTCGTCGTGCTGGTCGGTCCCGCGCTCGCGTTCCTGCTCCAGGAACAGCAGGTGGCGTCGGCGTCGCAGCGGTGGCAGCGGCGCCTCTTCCTCGAGCTCCCCGTGGTCGCCGAACAGCTGGCCCTGCTCCTCTCCGCCGGGTACTCGCTCACCGCGGCGCTCAACCGGCTGGCCGTCCGCAGCTCGGGTGCCTGCGGAGCCGACCTCGCGCGGGTGTGCCTGCGCATTCGCCAGGGGCTCTCGGAGGCCGAGGCCCTCCGGGAGTGGGCGGCGGTGGCCGACGTCGAGGCGCTCGACCGCCTCGTGCCCATCCTCGCCCTCAACCGCGAGACGAGCGACCTCGGGCGGCTGATCTCCGAGGAGGCCCGCGCCATCCGCCGTGACGTGCAGCGCGAGCTGGTCGAGATGACCGAGCGGCGCAACGAGCAGGTCTGGATCCCCGTCACCGTGGCCACCCTCGTCCCGGGAGTGATCTTCCTCGCCATCCCCTTCATCGAAGCCCTGCGGCTGTTCGGCCGCTGA
- a CDS encoding ATPase, T2SS/T4P/T4SS family: protein MVAPLTSPLAEIELAVQARAKDLTLDVRGDEGSASLRRLVDDEVTAWTSEYKRGLRPYDLANPELVADRAYRNLAGYGPLQPLLDDDDVWEIMINAPDQIFVKRHLGVTGYHDEVFHDDAHVIRTLTKILDDASGSHRKLDPAEGLQDAQLDNGSRLHIVHGDVGRDGHILVNIRKFTGVAFRSLDDLVGRDMLDPAAAEFLRSAVRARQSIIFAGAPGSGKTTMLSCCAAELDPSLRVVVAEEVFEADVPLPNVASMQTRPARADRGEIDLRRLVAGFLRMAPDVAIVGEVRDREALPLLLTLSSGVKGFTTIHAGSARQALTRLRFVAQLADTSSELPMAALNSLVSEAVDVVVHCARVRGRPRVTEIVTVEDLKTGHDSTSFTITEVFSRPRFDAPLSWTGNLPVRCQRAFEESGIDLRALLDAAARPVLTEPVGGMA, encoded by the coding sequence ATGGTGGCGCCGCTCACCTCGCCGCTCGCCGAGATCGAGCTCGCCGTGCAGGCTCGCGCCAAGGACCTCACGCTCGACGTTCGCGGCGATGAGGGCAGCGCGAGCCTCCGGCGCCTCGTCGACGACGAGGTGACGGCGTGGACCTCCGAGTACAAGCGCGGCCTGCGCCCCTACGACCTCGCCAACCCCGAGCTGGTCGCCGACCGCGCCTACCGCAACCTGGCGGGCTACGGCCCGCTCCAGCCCCTCCTCGACGACGACGACGTCTGGGAGATCATGATCAACGCTCCTGACCAGATCTTCGTGAAGCGTCACCTGGGCGTCACCGGGTACCACGACGAGGTCTTCCATGACGACGCCCACGTCATCCGGACCCTCACGAAGATCCTCGACGACGCGTCGGGCTCGCATCGCAAGCTCGACCCGGCCGAGGGCCTGCAAGACGCGCAGCTCGACAACGGCTCCCGGCTCCACATCGTCCACGGCGACGTCGGTCGGGACGGCCACATCCTGGTCAACATCCGCAAGTTCACCGGGGTGGCGTTCCGCTCGCTCGATGACCTCGTGGGCCGCGACATGCTCGACCCGGCGGCGGCGGAGTTCCTCCGTTCCGCCGTCCGTGCCCGTCAGTCGATCATCTTCGCCGGTGCCCCCGGCTCGGGGAAGACGACGATGCTCTCTTGTTGCGCCGCCGAGCTCGATCCCTCGCTCAGGGTCGTCGTCGCCGAGGAGGTCTTCGAGGCCGACGTGCCGCTGCCGAACGTGGCCTCGATGCAGACTCGGCCGGCTCGAGCCGACCGGGGTGAGATCGACCTCCGCCGCCTCGTGGCCGGGTTCCTGCGGATGGCGCCTGACGTGGCGATCGTGGGGGAGGTCCGCGATCGCGAGGCGCTCCCGCTGCTGCTCACGCTCTCGTCGGGCGTGAAGGGCTTCACGACCATCCACGCTGGCTCGGCCCGCCAGGCGCTCACTCGCCTCCGGTTCGTCGCCCAGCTGGCGGACACGTCGTCGGAGCTCCCCATGGCGGCCCTCAACAGCCTGGTCTCGGAGGCGGTCGATGTGGTCGTTCACTGCGCGCGGGTCCGTGGACGCCCACGGGTGACCGAGATCGTGACCGTCGAGGACCTGAAGACCGGGCACGACTCCACCAGCTTCACCATCACCGAGGTCTTCTCCCGCCCGCGCTTCGACGCCCCACTCAGCTGGACGGGCAACCTGCCGGTGCGCTGCCAGCGCGCCTTCGAGGAGTCCGGCATCGACCTTCGCGCCCTTCTCGATGCCGCAGCGCGACCAGTGCTCACCGAACCGGTCGGGGGGATGGCGTGA
- a CDS encoding SAF domain-containing protein, which translates to MPEVPSSLKDTEMSDLADLGRQHAPRGAPSNGSGGPSTRQVRRRRALPGSRAVVGGFLVAASAVGVFAAYTASSAGPATSYVVVVNDIVAGQRLQVSDLALVALDLPPAQQGVSFADLGLLVDATALGPLSAGQLVQVSDVARPAGGADRAQISISVRAGSALGGSRTYLGAGELVDVIVTYTTGGSPETFTVSRGAIVVDVLAGSDAVGGSGAVTVVLAVPPDELEAVAQAAAAGDVTLARTTGLAGGSAPPPADAERTTSDSPAGGASPGEG; encoded by the coding sequence GTGCCCGAGGTTCCCTCGTCGCTGAAGGACACCGAGATGTCAGACCTGGCCGATCTCGGCAGGCAACACGCCCCGCGTGGGGCACCATCGAACGGCTCCGGCGGTCCGTCGACCCGTCAGGTCAGGCGGCGGCGCGCCCTGCCCGGGAGCCGGGCAGTGGTCGGTGGCTTCCTCGTGGCAGCGAGCGCCGTCGGGGTGTTCGCGGCCTACACCGCGTCGAGCGCAGGTCCCGCCACTTCATACGTGGTGGTGGTCAACGACATCGTGGCCGGCCAGCGCCTGCAGGTGTCCGACCTTGCGCTCGTCGCCCTCGACCTCCCCCCGGCGCAGCAAGGGGTGTCCTTCGCCGACCTCGGCCTGCTCGTGGACGCCACCGCGCTGGGCCCGCTCAGCGCCGGTCAGCTGGTCCAGGTCAGCGACGTGGCCCGGCCGGCCGGGGGGGCCGACCGGGCTCAGATCTCCATCTCGGTCCGCGCGGGCAGCGCGCTCGGCGGCAGTCGCACCTACCTCGGCGCCGGCGAGCTCGTCGACGTGATCGTGACCTACACCACGGGCGGGAGCCCGGAGACGTTCACGGTCAGCCGGGGCGCGATCGTCGTCGACGTCCTCGCCGGTAGCGACGCCGTCGGCGGCTCCGGGGCCGTGACCGTGGTCCTCGCCGTACCACCCGACGAGCTCGAGGCGGTGGCACAGGCAGCCGCCGCGGGCGACGTCACCTTGGCGCGCACCACGGGCTTGGCCGGTGGGTCCGCTCCGCCACCTGCCGATGCCGAGCGGACCACCAGCGATTCGCCGGCAGGGGGCGCTTCGCCCGGGGAGGGCTAA
- a CDS encoding helix-turn-helix domain-containing protein yields the protein MNEEITWMSTQEAARRLGITPRTLYRFMDEGSLPSYKMGRVFRLKKDDVDAFIEHSRVAPGSLEHLYPERKSTGSEV from the coding sequence GTGAACGAAGAGATCACCTGGATGAGCACGCAGGAGGCGGCCAGGCGACTGGGCATCACGCCGCGGACGCTGTACCGCTTCATGGACGAGGGCTCGCTCCCTTCCTACAAGATGGGGCGGGTCTTCCGGCTGAAGAAGGACGATGTCGACGCCTTCATCGAGCACTCGCGCGTCGCTCCCGGCAGCCTCGAGCACCTCTACCCCGAGCGCAAGAGCACCGGCTCGGAGGTCTGA